CTTGGAAGTCCTGAGGAGAACTACGACGATTTCTCCAATTCCTTACCTGCCAATGAGTGCCGCTACGCTGTCTATGACTTCGACTTCACCACTGCTGAGAATTGCCAGAAAAGCAAGATCTTCTTCATAGCATGGTACTTCTTGACCCTCACGCAACACGTGCACTTCATGTTAAAAAACATCTTCCTCTCTTAACAACAAGCACTACGTGGATTTGAATATGTTTGGTGACGCAACAAAGACGATAGCACAAATAACTAGATTAGGTGTTGTGGAACTTACATAGATTAAGGACAATAATGGATGATGCAACTTACATAGATTAAGGACAATAATGGATGATGCATATTAGATTATTATATTTCCATTACATATTCATTTAATTTAAAATCCTTTCCAACTTCCGATGTGATATTTTATTCATAATAGTGCATGTATATGGTAGGTCACCGGATTCTTCGAGGGTAAGAATGAAGATGGTGTATGCGAGCTCAAAAGACAGGTTCAAGAGAGAGTTGGATGGGATTCAGGTGGAGTTACAAGCCACAGACCCGAGCGAGATGAGTTTCGACATCATCAAAAGTCGAGCTCTCTAGATTCATATGTGCCTGATTTCTTATCATATATCCATAAATGATCCATCATCATCATTCAAAATTAAAGAACTTCTCCATGTTATGTAACTTTCTTGGTTTCATTCATTCTCCTTCTTCTTGGCCTTTTTTATTTGTTTACATTTTAAACTGACATGGGTTTTATACTTTGGCTTCAGAGAAGCCTAAAACCATGTAGTTTCTCGTGTAATAGCTGCATACTTTCGTTGGAAAATAAAATATATTACTTTTCCATTGCAACGTTAATTACGACAATATGTGCAACCGAAAGAACGCAAAAGCATTTGAGTAGTTTTTTTGTACGAGAAACTACACAACCTAATTTTAGCCTTTTAAGAGTGTTTCTTTAACTTTATGTGCACCAAAACGTTTTGAAGACAGGTAAGAGGACGTCGGAAATATATTACTTTTCGATTGGCATTATCTTTGGTAAAGCTCTTCATAATGAAAATTAAAATTCTTGAATTTTTCTTTGTATGATTCTCTTAATATATATGAATTCTCACACTCGATCTGACGTGGAAACATAGCAAAATCTGCAGAAAGAATGCTAATCGAGAAAAATATATACTCTTAGCCAACTATAGATCAGAATACCTATACATGTTGATGCATTCTTAGCAGATAAATTGACGAACCATTTGTCCAGGAAATTCTCTTGTACCGATTTGCTCTACGCGATTCTTCGATGTGTTTGAACTATCATTACTCAAAATATTATATTCTTTAGACCTAAGAAATGAACTTATTATTTTCTTTGAACCTACAAAATGGACCATTTCGCTTGAGAAATGTGGTAGAAAAGTTACCGCTTAACCGTAATCTCTCAGGTTAAGTTTTGAAAATTTATTCTTATTAACTAATAAAGACATCCCCTCTATATTAATCCTGAAGCATTTGAAAATGTTTTCGTAGCCACGTGTCATCACGAGAATGATTATTAGAATTGTTAAAAAAATAAGTTAGTTCACATAAACATATATTACGCTTTTTATTAAACTAACTATCAAATTAATTAATAGTGTAAAAAAAAAAATTTCTTTCCTTAAATAAAATCTACAGAATTACCTAATATGGTTAATATATATGACAGTTAAAGATTATGAATAATACATATTTGATTAAAAAAAATTCTAACATCTCTCTTTTTTGTTTAATTTTATACTATTAAAAAAAAATTAAACAATCACATTAAGCATATAATAAAACAATTGGATTTTTTCTTATATGTTATATTTTGAATTTTTAAAAACGACTATAAATTACTAAAAATAGTAAAAGTCCCACATTAAAATTTTTTGTGATCAATGGTTTAACCATTTTTTGTTCAAGCAAGATACAAATGATCATATATCATAGGGGTGGGTGTTCGGATACACGTTCGAGTTTGTATCGGATATTTCAGTATAAAGGTATAGAACCCGTTCGGGTATTTTTACACTTCGAGTCGGGTTCGAGTATTTTATGTTCGGGTTCAGATATTTTGGGTCGGGTTCGGAAATTTTTAAATTTTGAAGAAAAAATAAATAAATTCTTCATTGTTTAAGTTTTTTGTATTTAAAATATATTTTAACTTAACTGTTTTTTTAATTTTTAAAAGATTAAACTATTAATAGGTTTGGAGGTAAAACTTTAAAAATAGGAATACACTAATTTTAGTTGTTGTTTTGAAATTTTAGATGCAACTTTTGTTAATACAAGAAACAATAACTTGATATGTATTTTAAGTAAGTAGCAAATGATTTTGTCCATAAATATATGTATATTATCTAATTTTGAGCAATAAGAATCATTAATATAAATATTTTGAATAAAATAAGAGAAATAAACTAGAAATATAGAGTTAAAAGGATACTTATGTTTGGTTATCTTCGGATATCCATTCGGATTCGGATATTACCTGTCCGGATTCAGATATTACCCGAACTGGTGAAATAAGTAATTTGTTTTGTTGTTCTAATTAGATGATTTTTAGACCAAGCTGGTGAATATATACTAGACAAACATTTATATTTCAAGTTTGCATTTGTATTCTATAACAACTTGATATATTAGATTTGAACACTAACATGTTAATATAGTTTGCCCGTGATTTTTTTTCAAAATTTTGATTCTTAGATATGTATATGGAGTGAAACTAATTTTCACATATGTCTATTTTTTTTAATTGACACTTATGTAATTCACTGAATTCATAAAAAAAGTTAAAAAAAAAGAAACTTAACTCATATCAATGAAACAAAGACGAGAACGAAAACACAATTCTATAGAGGTGGAAAATGAAGTCACTTAGGGAGAGTCAATAGTAAACAAATCGAGAGCATAAAACCTAATCCCCTTTCCTCATTATACAATGATGTTGCCTATTTGGTTTTGGTGATTTGTGTCAGCCGCAAAATTTAATTTTTTTTTATGCATATGAAGTCTTAAAAATAATTAAAACGAGATGTAATACGTTAACTCTTCAACAACGATGATATATTTAAGAGACCAACATTTGTATTCATCATTTTATAATCGATAAAGATTGTAGTTTTGTAAAATATTAAAACCATTTCATAAACAAACATTATTACAATAACTCACTCCGCGCGGGTTATCATGAACGAGTAAGTTAAACGTGCTAATGTTAGTCTCCTCATGGTAACATATTAACACTTTGGTTTTGATAAAATGTTTGACCGAGTGAGTGAAGAAGATCCCGAACGTTCCGACAGATCCCACTATGTAATGTTCATTAAGAATAGTTGAAGCTAATTCTGCATCTTTGCATTGTCTGGATTTACCATCCAAATTGTTCTGTTACGCCTGCAGGATCCTCGTCGTCACTAATTGCAGCTCAGAAATCAGCATCAAATTTGTCAAACTCTTGAGAAACTAGTATAAAAGTCGATTGATAGCTGTTTCAATTCAAGTTCTTGAATCAAAGTTATTCCTTGCAAAAAGTCAATTTTACTGTTGTAATTTCAGTCCACATATACAGATTTGACAAAGCAAATTGTTTGATGACCTCATCAATTTTACAATAAGAAATAAATAAAACAAAAATATCTTAAAAAGAGATACATAATATTATAAATAAATAATGTTGGAAGAAAAGAACAAAAAAAAAAAAAAAGAATGTACAAAAGAATAGAAACAAGCAATCAATACATGTTTATCTCTTGGGCTCACTCCAAGTCTTGCCTTCAAAGAACTCGTTAAGCATTCGCTCAAGATCTTCAGGAGTGAACCTTATGTACTTCTGTGGGTTCTTACCACTTTCTATCATGGGCCTGTGACACAACACCAACAAAGCAACAACATTTTTATTCTTGCTGAACACGAAACCACAAATATCTATTTCATTTTCTTCCAGAACAAGAAACCACACAAACCTAATCTTAACCAAATCTGTTTAAAGGTTTTTCTGAATGGTACGTACCCGAAACGTTTGAGAAATGATCTGAACGCAGGCAAAAGAACTTCCGCAACAGCAAGCCTTAGAGATTCACGCAATTCACTGTCCGGAACAGTCCATTGGCATTGTCTTTGGTGAAGTTCTTCAAACTGAGAATTGAAAGTCTTGAATCTGTCTTTCACTGATGCTCTCGATATATTTGAGTTCTCTACCGGACCGCTCCCACTAGACTGAACCGTTAGACACTGCAAAATCTGGAAAAGAAATGGCTAATCAGAAAAACACTCTTCAAGCATTTTAGAGCATAAACCTGAAACAAACATCATAAAAACCTTTGCCCATGAAACTCTCTTATACTGATTTGCGTGTTGCTGTACGATTCTTCTATGTATTTGAACCCAATCATCACCCAACAAATCCTTTGCTTCTGACCTGTGAAAATGTAAAAACCTACTTCAGGCTTTATGTTTTAGGCTTTTGGTTCTGTATAAATTTATTGAACCGGAGAGGCAGAAACAGAACCTCCTGACAGATCTCACTATGTAGTGAACATTGTTCATTAAGAAGAGTTGAGTTAATGCTGCATCTTTGTACTGCTTTGATTTACCATCCAAATTGTTCTGTAAAGCATGCATGATCCTTGTTGTTACAGCTCCAAGCTCGGAATCAGGATCTTTGCTGTCAAACTCTTGAAAAAGCAGCCTCAACGTCGATTGGTAACTGTTCCAAAATTTCAAAATGTCACTGAGAGATCCAACAAGATTTGACGATTTCAATTGGTATAAATAAGTAAAAGCTACTCACTCGAATAAGAACTTGACATAGTTTATAACGTAGCTAGTAAGCGGATGCACGGTTCCATCCATAACCGCGGTTTTAGTAGCATCCTTCTCGACCGCTTCTTCGAAATCAGCAAATGTTTCTTGCGCTGTCTGAGCTAATCGTTTCGTCAGATTCAGCGCAGAGTCTTTCATCTCGGTACAAGGTTGGCTTCCAAAGACCAACTCAATCTACAAAAAATGAAAAGAGATTAGGTGCGTTAATTAATACACATAAGTGATGGAATGAGATAGTTAAAACGTTACCTCGGGTTTTAGCTCTCTCATTATTTCATACATATCTAACAAAACAAACAGTTTCTCGGGAGATCTCTTGCTTTTAGCGATAGCCTCCCCGAAACTAAGAAGGATAGCTACACTATTTGCAGTAACTTCACCAAAACATTGGTCTCTCAGTGACTCAACACCGTCTAGTATTTGGTCGCAGATTTTCTTTTCCGCAGCAAATAACAGTTTCACCTGTATCAAGGCAGGCAGCAGCATAAGCAAATGCGTGTTAGACAAGGAACAAGTAATGGATCTAATTAAGGCATTTCTAGAAAAGATATATATATATATATTTTTTTTTTTTTTTTACAGATATTCGCATGTAATGAATCCAGTTCCCAATCTTGGCCTCTAAGACCTCCCATTGCATTCTCTGAACATCATCCTTGCTAAGCCTCTCCACACCTAACTTCTTTAGGCTCTGCTCCAAAACTGCCGCACGCGTATCTCTAA
This genomic interval from Brassica oleracea var. oleracea cultivar TO1000 chromosome C2, BOL, whole genome shotgun sequence contains the following:
- the LOC106325867 gene encoding actin-depolymerizing factor 12, coding for MANAASGMAVEDECKLKFLELKAKRNYRFIIFRIDGQQVVVEKLGSPEENYDDFSNSLPANECRYAVYDFDFTTAENCQKSKIFFIAWSPDSSRVRMKMVYASSKDRFKRELDGIQVELQATDPSEMSFDIIKSRAL
- the LOC106324972 gene encoding exocyst complex component EXO70A1-like; the encoded protein is MGVAQAMEALTERAGLMKESLQKSQTITDNMVGILGSFDHRLSALETAMRPTQIRTHSIRRAHENIDKALKQAELILDQFDLSKKAEAKILRGPHEDLESYLEAIDQLRGTIKFFSNNKMFKSTATGVIGHAHNLLSKALSKLEDEFRQILQNYSKPMEPDRLFECLPSNLRPSTDGEGGGGKSHDPHQKSLENAIFTVPTVIPPRVLPLLHDLAQQMVQAGHQQQLFKTYRDTRAAVLEQSLKKLGVERLSKDDVQRMQWEVLEAKIGNWIHYMRISVKLLFAAEKKICDQILDGVESLRDQCFGEVTANSVAILLSFGEAIAKSKRSPEKLFVLLDMYEIMRELKPEIELVFGSQPCTEMKDSALNLTKRLAQTAQETFADFEEAVEKDATKTAVMDGTVHPLTSYVINYVKFLFDYQSTLRLLFQEFDSKDPDSELGAVTTRIMHALQNNLDGKSKQYKDAALTQLFLMNNVHYIVRSVRRSEAKDLLGDDWVQIHRRIVQQHANQYKRVSWAKILQCLTVQSSGSGPVENSNISRASVKDRFKTFNSQFEELHQRQCQWTVPDSELRESLRLAVAEVLLPAFRSFLKRFGPMIESGKNPQKYIRFTPEDLERMLNEFFEGKTWSEPKR